Proteins from one Clostridium cellulovorans 743B genomic window:
- a CDS encoding AIR synthase family protein, producing MEVGKLDWEDLKGIIEGNRTVEREDVRIRSGIGEDCSVINFGDYEAVLSTDPITGAANNIGKIAVHINANDIGSCGVEVIGLLVTILAPTTATLEDIREVMREINEECTKLNIEILGGHTEVTDAVNRMVVSCTALGKGKKGEAVATSSARSGDDLIVTKDLCLEGTSIVVNDYYERIKSILTEEEVLEAKGYSDKLSVVKEGKVASKFGVNSMHDITEGGVLGAAFEIAVASGKGFELYKDNLPITEITKKIAKELNIDPLRFISSGSLLISCDNGNALVKTLEENGIKASIIGKIIDKGKFIVDSNGKSIVSPPTKDELFKL from the coding sequence ATGGAAGTTGGAAAATTAGATTGGGAAGATCTTAAAGGTATCATAGAGGGAAATAGAACTGTTGAGAGAGAAGATGTAAGAATAAGAAGTGGCATTGGAGAAGATTGTTCTGTAATAAATTTTGGTGATTATGAAGCTGTATTATCTACAGATCCTATTACTGGAGCAGCTAATAATATTGGTAAAATTGCTGTTCATATAAATGCAAATGATATTGGAAGCTGTGGTGTTGAAGTAATAGGGCTTTTAGTAACCATTTTGGCACCGACAACAGCTACTCTTGAAGATATTAGAGAGGTAATGAGAGAAATAAATGAGGAATGTACTAAGCTGAATATAGAGATTTTAGGTGGGCATACAGAAGTTACAGATGCAGTGAATAGGATGGTAGTTTCGTGTACTGCCTTAGGAAAAGGAAAAAAAGGGGAAGCTGTGGCGACTTCATCAGCAAGGAGTGGTGATGATTTAATTGTTACAAAGGATTTATGTCTAGAAGGAACTTCAATAGTGGTTAATGACTATTATGAACGTATAAAGTCGATTTTAACAGAAGAAGAGGTTCTAGAGGCAAAAGGATATAGTGATAAGCTGAGTGTTGTTAAAGAGGGGAAAGTAGCTTCTAAATTTGGGGTGAATTCCATGCATGATATTACGGAGGGTGGAGTATTAGGAGCAGCTTTTGAAATTGCTGTTGCTTCAGGAAAAGGTTTTGAGCTTTATAAGGATAATTTACCTATTACAGAAATAACTAAAAAGATAGCAAAAGAACTAAATATAGATCCATTAAGATTTATTTCTTCTGGAAGTCTTTTAATAAGCTGTGATAATGGGAATGCGTTAGTTAAGACTCTTGAAGAGAATGGCATTAAAGCGAGTATTATAGGGAAAATTATAGATAAAGGTAAATTTATTGTGGATAGTAATGGGAAAAGCATT